A window of Cyclopterus lumpus isolate fCycLum1 chromosome 10, fCycLum1.pri, whole genome shotgun sequence genomic DNA:
ATCTGATCCTCCAAAGACAGATTCTTCTCCACCtgaggacgaagaagaggaagaagatgatgaagaggagcgaGACCATGAAGAGTCCGGTAAACAATGAGGTAAACAACGAGGTAAACAGCGAGGCAAACAACGAGGTAAACAACGAGGTAAACAGCGAGGTAAACAGCAAGGTAAACAACGAGGTAAACAGTGAGGTAAACAGCGAGGCAAACAGCGAGGCAAACAGCGAGGCAAACAGCGAGGCAAACAACGAGGTAAACAACGAGGTAAACAACGAGGTAAACAACGAGGTAAACAACGAGGTAAACAGCGAGGTAAACAGCGAGGTAAACAGCGAGGTAAACAACGAGGTAAACAACGAGGTAAACAGCGAGGTAAACAGCGAGGCAAACAGCGAGGCAAACAATGAGGTAAACAACGAGGTAAACAGTGAGGCAAACAACGAGGTAAACAACAAGGTAAACAGCGAGGTAAAGAGCGAGGCAAACAACGAGGTAAACAGTGAGGTAAACAGCGAGGCAAACAGCGAGGTAAACAGCGAGGCAAACAGCGAGGCAAACAGCGAGGCAAACAGCGAGGCAAACAATGAGGTAAACAACGAGGTAAACAGTGAGGCAAACAACGAGGTAAACAACGAGGTAAACAACAAGGTAAACAGCGAGGTAAAGAGCGAGGCAAACAACGAGGTAAACAGTGAGGTAAACAACAAGGTAAACAGTGAGGTAAACAACGAGGCAAACAACGAGGTAAACAACGAGGTAAACAACGAGGCAAACAACGAGGCAAACAACGAGGTAAACAACGAGGTAAACAACGAGGTAAACAGTGAGGTAAACAGAGAGGTAAACAGTGAGGCGAGGTAAACAGCGAGGTAAACAGCGAGGTGAACAGCAAGGTAAACAACGAGGTAAACAGCGAGGCAAACAGTGAGGTAAACAGCGAGGTAAACAGCGAGGCAAACAGCGAGGTAAACAACGAGGTAAACAGCGAGGCAAACAGTGAGGCAAACAGCGAGGCAAACAATGAGGTAAACAACGAGGTAAACAGTGAGGCAAACAGCGAGGTAAACAACGAGGTAAACAGCGAGGCGAGGTAAACAACGAGGCAAACAACGAGGTAAACAGCGAGGTGAGGTAACAACAAGGTAAACAATGAGGTAAACAGTGAGGCGAGGTAAACAATGAGGCACACAACGAGGTAAACAGCGAGGCGAGGTAAACAACAAGGTAAACAGCGAGGTAAACAGTGAGGCGAGGTAAACAATGAGGTAAACAACAAGGTAACCAGTGAGGTAACCAACGAGGTAAACAGCGAGGTAAACAGTGAGATGGGGTAAACAATGAGGTAAACAACGAGGCAAACAACGAGGTAAACAACGAAGTAAACAGCGAGATAAACAACGAGGTAAACAGCGAGGTAAACAGCGAGATAAACAACGAGGTAAACAGCGAGATAAACAACGAGGTAAACAGCAAGGTAAACAACGAGGTAAACAACGAGGTAAACAGCGAGGTAAACAGCGAGGCAAACAGCGAGGTAAACAACGAGGTAAACACCGAGGCAAACAGTGAGGCAAACAATGAGGTAAACAACGAGGTAAACAGCGAGGTGAGGTAAACAACGAGGCAAACAACAAGGTAAACAGTGAGATGAGGTAACAACGAGGTAAACAGCGAGGTAAACAATGAGGCAAACAGCGAGGTAAACAGCGAGGTGAGGTAAACAACGAGGTAAACAGCGAGGTAAACAGTGAGGCGAGGTAAACAATGAGGTAAACAACGAGGTAAACAGCGAGGCGAGGTAAACAACGAGGTAAACAGCGAGGTAAACAGTGTGGCGAGGTAAACAATGAGGTAAACAACGAGGTAACCAGCGAGGTAACCAACGAGGTAAACAGCGAGGTAAACAGTGAGACGGGGTAAACAATGAGGTAAACAACGAGGCAAACAATGAGGTAACCAGTGAGGTAACCAGCGAGGTAACCAGCGAGGTAAACGAGATAAACAGCGAGGTAACCAACAAGGTAAACAACTAGGTAAACAAAGAGGTAAACAACGAGGCAAACAATGAGGTAACCAGCGAGGTAACCAGCGAGGTAAACAACGAGGTAAACAGAGAGGCGAGGTAAACAATGAGGTAAACAACGCCTCCCACCAGAGCGTCCATCTGCTGCAGCTTCCTGCTCTGCTCCTGCACGCGCTCAGTCTTCATCTCGATCACAAACAGCAGAGACTCCTGCTCagactcccagaatgcacctgggCTGCCGTGGGCCTGGAGGGAATTAGATttgaacatgtttacaaatatacataaaataaaatagattattacatttaacaatttaaataataaaaggaaaataaaatacaaatgaaagtcCACTGACTGAGGGATTATTGAGTGTTTATCCAACACGTTGACTtgtttacacaaaataaacaaagtgttgCAATAAACggataaaaagacaaaatatcgACACAATGATGCAGATTTGTAAAAAGTCTGAATTCACGTTTTGTTAGTTTTCTAGTCAACAACttttaaaacttgttttctGACCGGAgctcaaaacaacaaaacaacacaacaacacaacaagacTCACCTGAAGGTTTCTCTGCAGGTCTTTCTTAAACGTCGACTCGTCTCGTCTCTTCTTCAGCTCGTTATAAACCTGCAGATCTGAGGTCAGCTGCTCCACCTCCGCCTTCATTCACGGCacaaataatacaacaaattatacaaaattaataagtatattaatattattttgtatctctctctttttctttttctatatatatatatattatttttgggatttaattttttttagatattaataattatatatatatgcaggaaaacacaatattataaacacaaaaacacttctTATAACACAAACATTAATTTTAAAATCGCTTTTCTCGGCTCAAAGAaagttttacaaatataaaccTCAGtggatcaataaatcaataaatcataaCAGAGTTGCAGTCGACCTCGTTTATTAGTTCAAGGCCAACAGTTTTAAAAGGCGCCTTTTATAATTGAGGTCTATGGGGAAAACGCTGCAATACCGCCAGAGGCCACTAGGGGAACCGTAAAGCCCGTTCTTCTGGTGAAATGACATTACTtcagcttgtttgtttgtttgtttaccttgaGGACGTTCTCAGCAGCCTGAAACGTTTCCGTCGCTTCAGTTTTCTCTTGTTCGTGTTTCTTGTGCAGCTCTGCAGAAGAAACCAAAGAAATAAAACTTATTAAAGACCTTATAATATTCTGCAGACTTCCTGTGTCATAAACTCCACGTGCACAAACGCACCTATAAACCACAATTATTTAACAGAATAAATCTGATAGGAGCCCCCAAAAAATGACAAAGGTGACGATAAAAGTGTACAAATCTTTAGTGATTATATAGTGTTTCACTATTTAGACACAAATACTGCAGAAGAATGAAAGGAATAAAACTATAAACgcaattaatttaaatgttgagTGATTGTTAAGTGTCTACAAgtttaaacacatagaacacgTTTTTAATGACGTGAATACTGgtgataataaataatgaattcagTTTCCACTCATCAAAATGATGCAGAGTGGAGTTCCTGTCGGGAGCAAAGCGTCTTTGTCTGGGTGATGAACAGAACATGATGTCCTCACCTTCCACGTTCCTCTCGTGTTCCTTCGAGGCGGTTTCACATTTCTGTTCACGCAGAACGTTCAGATCCACCGTCGTCTCCGTTTTCACCTGAAACATTCACAAAAAAGACTTtagaacttttattttgaagaggaAGCGCTGCGAAGGCGAGGAGGGAAACAGGGAAGAAACACGGAGTGCGTTGTCACGGCGACGTCACTTGAAACATCATCACAGCTTCATAATAATGACGTGCTTCATAattgtactcacaaaaactaagaaaagagatcacatgactcctgtattagctgctctgcactggctccctgtaaaatcaagaatcacatttaaaattcttctcctcacctacaaagccttgattggtgatgcaccatcatatcttaaggagcttgtagtaccatattgccccactagagagctgcgctcactaaatgcggggctacttgtggttcctagagtcctaaaaagtaggatgggagccagagccttcagttatcaagctcctcttttatggaaccagcttccactttcagtccaggaggcagacacagtcacctcattcaagaatagacttaagactttcctctttaatagtgcttatagttagggctgaatcaggtttgccctggtccagccccttgatatgctgctataggcttataggctgctgggggatgttttaggatacactgagcacctatctcctcttctctctctccttatggatgaatttacatctctccattgcaccttattaactctgcttcctccccggagtcgttgtgacttcacgtctcatagggtccattggacctggaggtgtctgatgctggtgagccggcctcccattggccctgctgatgccccgccccccctcctctctacctccttctgtttcatggattggagttccattcatacattgtcatattcatgtaatgtgtttatgtaactctgtaactctgttcatctggtcacatgacatctattcatctgtccatccggggagagggatcctcctctgttgctctcctgaaggtttcttcacttttttcccctgaaagggagtttttcctgatttgatgtgaggtcaaaggtcagggatgtcgtatgtgtacgttttttttgtattttttgttccAAAGGGAACGAGCAGCGTAACACATGGACTTGGCTCCTCACCTTCTCCAGGAGGCTCAGCACCAGGGAACAGACCTCCTTGTCGGTGTGGTCTCTCAGAAGCTCCGCCCTCTCCGGGTTCCCATTGGCCTCCCTTAAGATCCTCAGCTGCCACTCAAAGCGCTCCAGCTGCTTCTCCAGACAGACGTCCGGCTCACCTGTCGCTCGTTTACCTGCAGAGGAGGATCCTGTGTTCACGACTGCagtgaatatacacatatactcttctcactcagaaggtggcacaggttctggtccaggttctggtccaggttctggtccaggttctggtccaggttctggtccaggttctggtcatctcacagctagactactgtaactccctccttcaggtctacctgctaatgccattcgacctctacagctcatccagaatgcagctgcatttacccacaatcctctgctcctccgcgaccttcactggttaccaggacatggtctaacctcacatccaggacatggtctaacctcacacccaggacatggtctaacctcacacccaggacatggtctaacctcacatccaggacatggtctaacctcacacccaggacatggtctaacctcacaccaggatatggtctaacctcacaccaggatatggtctaacctcacacccaggacatggtctaacctcacacccaggacatggtctaacctcacatccaggacatggtctaacctcacacccaggacatggtctaacctcacaccaggacatggtctaaccttacacccaggacatggtctaacctcacaccaggacatggtctaacctcacacccaggacatggtctaacctcacatccaggacatagtctaacctcacacccaggacatggtctaacctcacatccaggacatggtctaacctcacatccaggacatggtctaacctcacaccaggagatggtctaacctcacacccaggacatggtctaacctcacaccaggacatggtctaacctcacaccaggacatggtctaacctcacacccaggacatggtctaacctcacatccaggacatggtctaacctcacaccaggacatggtctaacctcacatccaggacatggtctaacctcacacccaggacatggtctaacctcacatccaggacatggtctaacctcacacccaggacatggtctaacctcacaccaggacatggtctaacctcacatccaggacatggtccaacctcacacccaggacatggtctaacctcacacccaggacatggtctaacctcacactaggacatggtctaacctcacaccaggacatggtctaacctcacactaggacatggtctaacctcacacccaggacatggtctaacctcacacccaggacatggtctaacctcacacccaggacatggtctaacctcacaccaggacatggtctaacctccaccaatcagcttgtagctccttcacttcgagctaaacactcaaagtcagactgtttgctgtgctggctcctcattggtggaacgagctccccattgacatcaggacaggaagtctctacagactaaaacacatcttagtgactacaccttgaatagggaaggtagagctgtagtagcactttagtagcacttaaatgtctcttactgacagcactttgtagtttagcactttagtagcacttaaatgtctcttactgacagaactttgtagtttagcactttagtagcacttaaatgtctcttactgatagcactttgtagtttaacactttagtagcacttaaatgtcactttagtagcacttaaatgtctcttactgatagcactttgtagtttaacactttagtagcacttaaatgtctcttactgatagcactttgtagtttaactttattgaagaaattgtactttcttgattcttgttgttctgagtttggactcatggtttaatggacttattgtaagtcactttggataaaagcgtcagctaaatgtaatgtaatgtaatgtaaagtaatgtaatgtaatgtaatgtaatgtaaagtaaagtaaagtaatgtaatgtaatgtaatgtaatgtaatgtaatgtaatgtaaagtaaagtaaagtaaagtaatgtaatgtaatgtaatgtaatgtaatgtaatgtaaagtaaattaatgtaatgtaatgtaatgtaatgtaatgtaaagtaatgtaaagtaatgtaaagtaatgtaatgtaatttgtgtttaataaaatgacaaaaacctAAACCGTGTGACGTGTAGAAGAtaaataaaactttaaaatcTCTAATGTTAAACTCGACATCTTGAGTGACTTCAAAGCAGCTGTTGAGTGGTTTCCTGTAGCGTCTGCACTACAGGAAACCTGTAATTACAAGTTACAAGTAATGAGTTCATGAGCTCATAAACTCATAAACTCATAAACTCATGAGGAGGAAGTGAGTCACCGCTCCACAACAGACGGCTCTCTCTTGGAATAAATTATATTaccaataaaaatgtattatgatgttatgatgtattaagatttaaaaaattaatataaaatacaaatcagCCGGTTTAGTGATTGTTAATAAAGAGAAACTTTAATCTCGCTGGCGTCGTTTAGCGGATTGATTCTCGTGACATTTAGGtgtaaaaacaggaagtgagaatgaggcgcacacacacacacacacacacacacacacacacacacacacacacacacacacacacacacacacacacacacacacacacacacacacacacacacacacacacacacacacacacacacacacacacacacacacctccctcatCTCGGCGGCTCTGGTCCTTCCGGCTCTTCTCTCCCTTCTTGCTTTTCTTCTGATAACGACAGGAAGAGAAATGACGTTTCAGAGGTCGAGCGGTTATGAACCAGGTTGATTatgtagagagaatgcagctttatcacatgaagcatagacttctatacaaccagaggagtcaccccctggtggtcaggagagagaatgcagctttatcacatgaagcatagacttctatacaaccagaggagtcgccccctggtggtcaggagagagaatgcagctttatcacatgaagcatagacttctatacaaccagaggagtcgccccctggtggtcaggagagagaatgcagctttaacacatgaagcatagacttctatacaaccagaggagtcgccccctggtggtcaggagagagaatgcagctttatcacatgaagcatagacttctatacaaccagaggagtcaccccctggtggtcaggagagagaatgcagctttatcacatgaagcatagacttctatacaaccagaggagtcgccccctggtggtcaggagagagaatgcagctttaacacatgaagcatagacttctatacaaccagaggagtcgccccctggtggtcaggagagagaatgcagctttatcacatgaagcatagacttctatacaaccagaggagtcgccccctggtggtcaggagagagaatgcagctttaacacatgaagcatagacttctatacaaccagaggagtcgccccctggtggtcaggagagagaatgcagcttcaacacatgaagcatagacttctatacaaccagaggagtcgccccctggtggtcaggagagataatgcagctttaacacatgaagcatagacttctatacaaccagaggagtcgccccctggtggtcaggaaagagaatgcagctttaacacatgaagcatagacttctatacaaccagaggagtcgccccctggtggtcagtagagagaatgcagctttaacacatgaagcatagacttctatacaaccagaggagtcgccccctggtggtcaggagagagaatgcagctttaacacatgaagcatagacttctatacaaccagaggagtcgccccctggtggtcaggagagataatgcagctttaacacatgaagcatagacttctatacaaccagaggagtcgccccctggtggtcaggagagagaatgcagctttaacacatgaagcatagacttctatacaaccagaggagtcgccccctggtggtcaggagagagaatgcagctttaacacatgaagcatagacttctatacaaccagaggagtcgcctcctggtcgCAGGTCTCACTCTGCTGCAAAATGCTGCTACTGGTTGACATGTTTTTACATAACTGGTCAACTGGTGGATtccatctacacacacaaaagattGGGTGTGTAGCCAAACTTTGCACAAGCACACTAGAGCGAGAAGATCACACTCCAGGCCTCAAGCACACACATACCAACAGTAGcatagacaacacacacatagatgccATTGCacaatcacaatcacacacacacacacacacacacacacacactggacagcAACTTTATTTAAACTCTAAACTGAAATAAATCTCTCTGGTTTAAACATGTCGCTCGGTTCAGGAGGCTCTAGTCTGTTTACACCtctgagcagaaggaggaggaggaggaggaggaagaggaggaaaaggaagagcaggaggaggaggaggatgaggaagagcaggaggaagagcgagagaaggaggagcaggaggaggagcgagaggaggaggagcaggagcaggaggagcgagaggaggaggagcagcaggagcaggaggaggagcaggaggaggaggaggaagagcgagaggaggagcagcagcaggagcaggaggaggagcaggaggagcaggaggaagaggaggaggaggaggagcaggaggaggaggatgaataggaggaggaagaggaggaggaggagcaggagcaggaggaggaggaggatgaataggaggaggaggagcaggaggaggagcatgaatCTGATCTTCAACCGGTTTGACGTCTTTTAGAGTGATGTGATTCTGCCGCATGAGGCTTTTAACATGAGAGCCGACACTAATAATCATTTCCCTCATCATTAACCAGGAATGTGTTTTGATTGATCCTTTCCTCCTTAGTTTAGTCAATAAAACGTCAACAGCTCAGGTTGTCACGACGACAGAACTAAAACAGCTCATCCCCTCTGGAGGAAATGCACTCGCCAATAAAACTTTAATAACAGATTAAAAACCAGATGTTCCTAAATGGAGCAGCAGCGGTGCACATATCCGGACTTTCAGGCCTAcatgtcccacaatgcacctggacagcgtcttctctctctctggttggTGAGACCTCACATCTATTTTTACTGGCTGAGCAGCTTTCAACGTGTGGAATAGTATTCCTTTAATTATCAATCAATAAGCTAATTGTTTAATTAAACAAAGCAGTGTCATTGTCTGCTGAGTTGATTCAGGAGAAATCAGTGAATCTAAAACCTGATCAATACACTGATCAATCAATACACTGATCAATCAATACACTGATCAATCAATACACTGATCAAGGTCCAGCCGACGTGGAGCTGTGATATTCTGCCGTACTCGAGACTTATCAAAAACACAGAATCAGCGCTTCACATTGGTTAcaaatgtgacctttgacctctatcCTGTGACCTCTGTGAGGCAACACAATGACAAGGTTCGATTGACAAGGAGACGTGAGAGTTTAGTGCCAACGTGACCACTTTAATCGTGCTCCATGCTTTGGAACTACAGttcccacaatgctttgcttCAGGAGCTGAATAtatgattttagtttttgttgattgatttatttttcttttgttttcaggtGGTCGTGTTGTCATTCTGCTCACGCGTGTGCGTGTTTATCCTTttgtgtaataataaataaatacataaaacttCAAACTCCCATTGGCAGTAAACTGGATTACTTTGATGCTGAAGGAACTTTAAATCATTCAGATTCTGTTTTAAAGTTATTAAGTTTTAAACTTGAGTTTTGGGGATAAATGTGTTCTGTTCTCTTGCAgctgttctactgatcacatgttctactgatcacatgttctactgatcacatgatgtactgatcacatgttctactgatcacatgttctactgatcacatgatgtactgatcacatgttctactgatcacatgttctactgatcacatgatgtactgatcacatgatgtactgatcacatgatgtactgATCACAAGatgtactgatcacatgttctactgatcacaagatgtactgatcacatgttctactgatcacatgttctactgatcacatgttgtactgatcacatgttctactgatcacatgatgtactgatcacatgttctactgatcacatgttctactgatcacatgatgtactgatcacatgatgtactgatcacatgatgtactgatcacatgttctactgatcacatgttctactgatcacatgatgtactgatcacatgttctactgatcacatgatgtactgatcacatgttctactgatcacatgttctactgatcacatgatgtactgatcacatgatgtactgatcacatgttctactgatcacatgatcacatgttctactgatcacatgttctactgatcacatgatgtactgatcacatgttctactgatcacatgatgtactgatcacatgatgtactgatcacatgatcacatgttctactgatcaaaTGATGTACTGATCaaatgatcacatgttctactgatcacatgatgtactgatcacatgatgtactgatcacatgatcacatgttctactgatcacaatatgtactgatcacatgatgtactgatcacatgatcacatgttaaTTACTGATATAAATTatggatacaaaaataaataaatccaagaTAAGTTTTAATAAAAGAGAAATTATCCTTTAAAGTAAGATTTGTTTCCACTCTCTACggcgtgacgagtactacagtgtgacgagtactacaagtactacagtgtgacgagtactacggcGTGACaagtactacagtgtgacgagtactacaagtactacagtgtgacgagtactacgagtactacagtgtgacgagtactacagcGTGACTACGgcgtgacgagtactacggcgtgacgagtactacagtgtgacgagtactacagcgtgacgagtactacagcGTGACTACGgcgtgacgagtactacggcgtgacgagtactacagtgtgacgagtactacagcgtgacgagtactacagcgtgacgagtactacggcgtgacgagtact
This region includes:
- the ccdc69 gene encoding coiled-coil domain-containing protein 69, with the translated sequence MGCSHSKKKSKKGEKSRKDQSRRDEGGKRATGEPDVCLEKQLERFEWQLRILREANGNPERAELLRDHTDKEVCSLVLSLLEKVKTETTVDLNVLREQKCETASKEHERNVEELHKKHEQEKTEATETFQAAENVLKAEVEQLTSDLQVYNELKKRRDESTFKKDLQRNLQAHGSPGAFWESEQESLLFVIEMKTERVQEQSRKLQQMDALVEKNLSLEDQIVLVLQQNEDLRVRIDNGQTLIQQLSMEQQDLKVALERQAVLNRKLSQEKEQLVFKLRHRDSCPTLHLPVLMQEIAPR